TCATTTTCAAATGAAGATATATCAATAGAAGATGTGGAACCATTATATTGCCCTAATACTATAGGGTAGTTAGTATTTGTGACCTCAGAAAAGTTCGATCAACTTTGGGAAATCTCATTTTCCCCAAAAGCCGCTGGCCTTTCTTCAAAGTATCCCAACCTTAAAGTTAATGATTCTGCTAAAGATGATATTTTTAAGGTATACGAAGAAACAAGAAAGAAAATCCATAATTATATGGTCGATCCGGAAGGACGAATTGATCGGCATAAAATTGCATCTACTGTAGTCTATTCGATCTTAAAAATTCTCCCTATTCGCGGTGCCCAATCTCAAACACCCTATGAACTACGATTTGCGAAAGTCGAATTCATGCCAAACGAAGTTTTTGCATGGCATTGCGGTTTATCGATTGTTTATTCGTTTATTATTGAACAAGCTAAACGGGATAAAGATCAAGAGCTTATTGACTCACTCAAAAATGGTTTTAAATTTCCTAAATGTTCACACGACAATTATGAAATTCATGTTCTAAGATCTTTATACTATGCTAGAGTCAACTCTAAATTTGATATATTCTCTTTTTCACATATATTCTTTTTAGTTGAGGAATATTCTAAATTGGCACTTTCTTCTGCTTTAATTTAACGCTGACTGATGTGACGACTGCGTCTAACTTCGTCTCCTCGCTTCGTTCGGGATCGCTCATGCGACCCTCACTTCGGGCTAAAGCCACATTGCTTTGTCACTTCGGTTCGCGAGGCGTTCGCTAAGGCTCACTCGAACCTCGTGCCAATCCCTTGCGCATATGCGCTTCGGGAACGCAACGTCGAGGAGACTCTTTCGTTAGACGACATGCCCTAAACTCAGCTTGATCTTGAAGGGTAAGGTAAATGATAGCTTGATAATTTATTTTGTAATTTTGCGATAAAATCAGTTCATTTTAAGTTGACATTGGTATGACCAAGGTTATACCAATGATATGAAAACAGCTATTTCAATTCCTGACGAGTTATTTAAAACTGCTGAAAAGACGGCTAAAAAGCTTGGTATTCCTCGGAGTCAGTTATTTGCAAAAGCATTAGAAGAATTCATCAAATCTCATAGTAAAGAATCCATAACTGAGAAGTTAAATAAAGTCTACAGCAGTAAATCTAAAGAAACCAAAAATAATATTACTGATTTATCCATAGAATCACTTCGCAAGAGCTTAAAAAATGATTCGTGGTGAAATTTGGTGGGTAGATTTAGGAATTCCCTTTGGAAGTGAACCTGGATTTAAACGTCCGGTTCTCATAATTCAAGATGATTCTTTTAATCAAAGTAATATTAATACTATAGTTTCGATTGCGATTACATCGAATTTAAATCTATCTGAAGCACCAGGTAATGTTTTAATTAGTAAGAAAGATTCGAATTTATCAAAGGACTCAGTCGTAAATGTCTCTCAAATTGTGACTTTAGACAAAGAAAGATTTCTTAACAAAGCTGGAAAACTCAAATCGAATAAACTAGATGAAGTTGAAGTAGGGCTTAAGCTGGTTACAGGCTTAGATTAAAGGGCACGTCGTCTAACTTCGTCTCCTCACTCCGTTCGGGATCGCTAATGCGACCCTCACTCCGGGCTAAAGCCACATTGCTTTGCCACTTCGGTTCGCAAGACGTTCGCTAAGGCTCACTCGAACCTCGTGCCAATCCCTCGCGCACAGGCGCTTCGGGACCGCAACGTCGAGGAGACTCTTTCGTTAGACGCCATTTTTATTATAACAAATAAGAATCTTGAATATAATCGATAAAATACATTATGATTGAATTGAAATTGATAATTACTAACATAATCGTTGGGATTACGGTCGCAATATTAACATTTATATTTGGTTTAAGAGCAGGAAAAAATCAAGTTGATCGATCCACTTTAAAAGAAAAATATAAAAACTTATTTGTTTACTTTGAAGATATATATAACTCACTTAATAAAGGTATATTATTACGCTGGAATTCATTCAAACCTATTGATACTCGCACTGGATCATATTCAGGGACGCCTTTAAGAAATATGATAATTGATGGTTCAATTTTAGATTTAGATGATAGATTAATAGCAAAATTAAAATTAACAGAAAAATTAGCTTTAAATTTAGGATCAAATATCTTTATTTTTATTGAAATAGTAAACAATCAATTACCTGAGATATTAAGTAAATATTTAATAAATGGCTTAATTAAAGAACCCTACCACTACTATAGCAGGAAAAATGAAAAATATAGATACATAAGCATAGATTTAAGAAATATACTAATGCCAAATTTTTTGGATCATTATAATTCTTTTAATGAAGATAAATCATTGTGGTTACAAATCGATTTTAATAATAATGGATCGCATATTTGGTATTCTATATGCCCGGAAGATGTAAAATCAAAATCAATATATTTATTGCTTTCAGAATTATCTAAAGCATTTGAAGAATTTGATGAATATAGTAAGCTAAAATCAGAACAAATTCCAATAAAAATTAAACTTGAAAAAATATTAAATAAATTAAAAAGAAAATCTAAGGAACCTCATTCATTTTGGGGAACTGCAATTACTGGTATAACTGATTTATTTAAATCATAAAAACGGCGTCTAACTTCGTCTCCTCGCTCCGTTCGGGATCGCTAATGCGACCCTCACTCCGGCTTCGCACATTGCTTTGCCACTTCGGTTCGCGAGTCGCTCGCTAAGGCTCGCTCGAACCTCGTGTCAACTCCTTCGCGCACAAGCGCTCGGAGACGCAACGTCGAGGAGACTCTTTCGTTAGGCGACAGTTTGGCAAATTTAGCTCTTAATCATTAATTTACTTGACATTGTAACCCATTGGGTTACAATAGGTTATTGATAATTTCATTTAAACATAAAGGTTTAGAACAGCATTTTGAAACCGGCAGTAAGAAAGGAATTCAACCGGATCACGCAGGAAAGTTAGGTAGAATTTTAGATAGATTAGACGCTTCATTAAATCCAAAGGATATGGATTTACCTTCATTTAAATTGCATCAGCTTAAAGGGAAAGAACAAGATCGTTGGTCAGTTTGGGTAAATGGAAATTGGCGTGTTACATTCGAGTTTGAAGGTGAAAACGCAATATTAGTCGATTACGAAGATTATCATTAAGAGTAGCAATTATGAATAAAAGAAAGCCTACGCATCCTGGTGAAGTTTTATTAGAAGATGTAATCAAACCATTGGGTCTGACTATTACAGAAGCGGCAAAAGACTTAGGAATATCTCGTAAAACACTTTCAGAAATCGTTAATGCCA
The window above is part of the Leptospira yasudae genome. Proteins encoded here:
- a CDS encoding ribbon-helix-helix domain-containing protein; this encodes MKTAISIPDELFKTAEKTAKKLGIPRSQLFAKALEEFIKSHSKESITEKLNKVYSSKSKETKNNITDLSIESLRKSLKNDSW
- a CDS encoding type II toxin-antitoxin system PemK/MazF family toxin, with protein sequence MIRGEIWWVDLGIPFGSEPGFKRPVLIIQDDSFNQSNINTIVSIAITSNLNLSEAPGNVLISKKDSNLSKDSVVNVSQIVTLDKERFLNKAGKLKSNKLDEVEVGLKLVTGLD
- a CDS encoding type II toxin-antitoxin system RelE/ParE family toxin, encoding MIISFKHKGLEQHFETGSKKGIQPDHAGKLGRILDRLDASLNPKDMDLPSFKLHQLKGKEQDRWSVWVNGNWRVTFEFEGENAILVDYEDYH